In one window of Candidatus Methylomirabilis tolerans DNA:
- a CDS encoding DUF5132 domain-containing protein has protein sequence MGLLDNGLKGNVVTGLAIGIGASILAPVVIPLAAAIVKPLLKATIKGGILLYEKGQEAVAEAGEVIEDLAAEAKAELAQAPTETGSVVSDTARPEA, from the coding sequence ATGGGATTATTGGATAACGGTTTGAAGGGAAACGTCGTAACAGGGTTGGCCATTGGTATCGGCGCGTCTATTTTGGCCCCTGTCGTGATCCCGCTGGCTGCGGCCATCGTCAAGCCCCTGCTGAAGGCCACAATTAAAGGCGGCATCTTGCTCTATGAAAAGGGTCAGGAGGCGGTTGCTGAGGCAGGAGAGGTCATCGAGGACCTGGCGGCAGAGGCGAAGGCGGAATTAGCTCAAGCTCCCACAGAAACCGGGTCTGTAGTATCAGATACCGCTCGACCTGAAGCATAA
- a CDS encoding cation-transporting P-type ATPase produces the protein MVQAVHNQVKGRIRLRVSGLYRSQMLKGYLESRLHQVKGIKNASASVLTGNLLIVFNSNHTTKTVTVLIRGIVSEYNDQSFNGKYLPCAARPATSPTSTVERRAVHPWHALEIDSALTILNATRSGLSEESVRERLTQYGPNVLPEALRRSRFGILIDQFASLPVALLAAAAALSFMTGGIADALVILGVVCINATIGYVTESQTEDTLHSLKKLVTPSAAVIRDGVLLTIRAEDVVIGDLLALRPGSYVAADARIVESRHLYVDESALTGENMPALKTAESILAATVPLADRINMVYMGTLVTGGEGLAVVVATGGVTEMGQIQILTGEAVPPETPMERRLRQIGNHSVWLGGLACVLVFIIGLLRGYGFVRMFKIAISLAVAAVPEGLSTVATTTLALGIRSMRRHHVLIRYLHAVETLGSVQTICLDKTGTITMNRMSVVAIHTSLQTITITEGRFVSGEVTINPFTCDELLRLVHASVLCNETVVSHLGEECVLTGSPTENALVHLAVSAGIDVLKIRERYPLLKMTQRSENRNYMTTLHRSDSPSRLLAVKGSPREVLDMCQWYLKDGQQIPLSEEIRATIENENERMAGDSLRVLGLAYAHQDHAADGDHVGHGLIWLGLVGMADPIRNGVKELIPQFHQAGIDTVMITGDQSPTAYAIGKSLNLGGNGSLEILDSTHLATVDPQVMEALSKKVHVFSRVSPANKLQIVQALQRAGRVVAMTGDGINDGPALKAADIGIAMGHAGTDVAREVADVVLENDDLETMIVAISHGRTTYNNIRKAVHFLLATNASELLVMSASMTVGLGEPLNPMQLLWINLVSDIFPGLALALEPPEPDVLNRPPRNPHDPILSITDLKRITYEASMLTAGSMGAYGYGILRYGVGPQAGTMAFLSLVLGQLLHAISCRSERHSIYDPLAAQTPLPPNRYLQVALGGTFALQAAALTVPGLRSLLGIAPLGAADCLVVGGGALVPFLINEAAKLRIHSTTNNHTTLNPAIVCVSDASVHSFPGPSLPRKSPHPHPLPKGARGT, from the coding sequence GTGGTTCAGGCCGTACACAATCAGGTGAAGGGGAGGATCAGGCTGCGAGTCAGCGGCCTCTATCGCTCCCAGATGCTCAAAGGATACCTCGAGTCCCGTCTCCATCAGGTCAAGGGGATCAAGAATGCCTCGGCAAGCGTCCTGACCGGCAATCTCCTCATCGTCTTCAATTCGAACCACACCACCAAGACGGTCACCGTCCTCATCAGGGGTATCGTTTCAGAGTATAACGACCAGTCGTTCAACGGTAAGTATCTCCCTTGTGCGGCAAGACCCGCCACCTCTCCCACGTCTACCGTCGAAAGACGGGCGGTTCACCCATGGCACGCCCTCGAAATCGATTCGGCGCTTACGATTCTGAATGCGACACGATCAGGACTATCTGAAGAATCCGTGCGTGAACGCCTCACGCAATATGGTCCGAATGTCTTGCCTGAGGCGCTCCGTCGATCACGATTCGGTATCCTGATCGATCAGTTTGCCTCGCTGCCTGTTGCCCTCCTTGCCGCAGCGGCCGCGCTCTCTTTTATGACCGGGGGGATTGCCGATGCGCTGGTCATCCTTGGAGTTGTCTGCATCAATGCCACGATTGGGTATGTCACCGAAAGTCAAACTGAGGACACGCTCCATTCCCTCAAGAAACTGGTGACCCCTTCTGCGGCAGTCATCCGGGACGGCGTTCTCCTCACCATTCGCGCAGAGGATGTCGTCATTGGGGATCTCCTGGCACTCAGGCCCGGAAGCTACGTTGCGGCAGATGCCAGGATCGTGGAGAGTCGGCATCTGTATGTGGATGAGTCGGCGCTGACCGGCGAGAATATGCCTGCGCTCAAGACCGCGGAATCGATCCTTGCGGCCACTGTCCCGTTGGCCGATCGGATCAACATGGTCTATATGGGAACCCTGGTAACGGGGGGCGAGGGGCTGGCCGTCGTGGTCGCCACCGGGGGCGTGACAGAGATGGGACAGATTCAGATCCTGACCGGCGAGGCGGTACCGCCCGAGACCCCCATGGAAAGGCGGCTCAGGCAGATCGGCAACCACTCGGTGTGGCTTGGCGGTTTGGCCTGTGTGCTGGTCTTTATCATCGGCCTGCTCCGCGGATACGGCTTTGTCCGGATGTTTAAGATCGCCATCTCGCTGGCAGTGGCGGCTGTCCCTGAAGGCCTGTCCACTGTCGCCACGACGACGCTGGCGTTGGGAATCAGGAGCATGAGGCGGCATCATGTCCTGATCCGATATCTTCACGCCGTGGAGACCCTGGGATCGGTCCAGACGATCTGTCTGGACAAGACCGGAACCATCACCATGAACCGGATGTCGGTGGTGGCCATCCACACAAGTCTGCAGACTATCACGATCACAGAGGGGAGGTTCGTCTCAGGAGAGGTCACGATCAACCCATTCACCTGCGACGAGCTCCTGAGATTGGTCCATGCCTCGGTGCTGTGTAATGAAACTGTCGTGAGCCATCTCGGGGAGGAGTGCGTGCTGACAGGCTCGCCCACAGAGAACGCCCTGGTCCATCTGGCCGTCAGCGCAGGGATCGATGTCCTGAAAATCCGGGAGCGGTATCCGCTGCTCAAGATGACCCAACGCTCCGAAAATCGGAACTACATGACGACGCTGCACCGGTCGGATTCCCCGTCACGACTGTTGGCTGTCAAGGGCAGTCCTCGAGAGGTCCTGGACATGTGTCAGTGGTACCTGAAAGACGGACAACAGATTCCCCTCTCCGAGGAGATACGCGCAACGATTGAGAACGAAAACGAACGCATGGCCGGTGATTCACTCAGGGTCCTGGGGCTGGCATACGCCCACCAGGATCATGCAGCCGATGGGGATCATGTCGGACATGGATTGATCTGGCTTGGGTTGGTCGGCATGGCTGATCCGATCAGGAACGGGGTCAAGGAGTTGATCCCCCAGTTTCACCAGGCGGGAATCGATACCGTCATGATCACCGGAGATCAGAGTCCTACCGCCTACGCCATCGGCAAGTCGCTGAATCTGGGCGGAAACGGGTCGCTCGAAATCCTGGACTCGACCCACCTGGCAACCGTGGATCCTCAGGTGATGGAGGCGCTCTCAAAGAAGGTGCACGTATTTTCAAGGGTCAGCCCTGCCAATAAGCTGCAGATCGTCCAGGCGCTTCAGCGAGCCGGCAGGGTCGTGGCCATGACCGGCGACGGCATCAATGATGGACCGGCTCTGAAGGCCGCCGATATCGGGATCGCGATGGGCCACGCCGGTACGGATGTCGCCAGGGAGGTGGCGGATGTGGTGCTGGAAAACGACGATCTTGAAACGATGATCGTGGCCATCAGTCATGGCAGGACAACCTACAACAACATCAGAAAGGCAGTCCATTTTCTCCTGGCCACAAACGCGAGCGAGCTGCTCGTCATGTCGGCCTCTATGACGGTGGGACTGGGTGAACCGCTCAACCCCATGCAACTTTTGTGGATCAATCTGGTCTCGGACATCTTCCCAGGACTTGCGCTGGCCCTTGAGCCACCCGAACCTGATGTGTTGAATCGTCCACCACGAAATCCACACGACCCGATCCTGAGTATCACCGATCTCAAAAGGATCACGTATGAGGCAAGCATGCTCACTGCGGGTTCAATGGGGGCCTATGGGTATGGCATCCTGAGATATGGCGTAGGGCCGCAGGCCGGCACCATGGCGTTTCTGAGCCTGGTATTGGGCCAGCTCCTGCACGCCATCAGTTGTCGCTCTGAGAGGCACAGCATCTATGATCCGCTCGCTGCTCAGACTCCGCTGCCTCCGAACCGATACCTCCAGGTTGCACTGGGAGGAACGTTTGCCCTTCAGGCCGCTGCGCTGACAGTTCCAGGACTCCGCAGTCTCCTGGGCATTGCGCCTCTCGGGGCGGCGGATTGCCTTGTGGTGGGAGGAGGCGCACTGGTCCCCTTTCTGATTAACGAAGCCGCCAAGCTTCGCATACACTCAACAACAAACAACCACACCACGCTGAATCCGGCAATAGTGTGTGTATCTGATGCTTCTGTGCATTCATTTCCGGGGCCGTCATTACCCAGAAAGTCCCCTCACCCACACCCTCTCCCCAAAGGGGCCAGGGGTACCTAA